From the Desulfovibrio sp. TomC genome, one window contains:
- the carB gene encoding carbamoyl-phosphate synthase large subunit, with product MPKRTDIKKIMIIGSGPIVIGQACEFDYSGSQAAKALKEEGYEVVLVNSNPATIMTDPGLADRTYIEPIEPGTVARIIARERPDALLPTLGGQTGLNTAVALAESGVLAQYGVELVGASLDVIKKAESRDLFRNAMENIGLKIPQSGICHTMEDVREWGKKIPFPIIVRPAFTLGGTGGGVAYNQEDLESISAVGLAASMKSEIMLERSVIGWKEFELEVMRDKADNCVIICSIENIDPMGVHTGDSITVAPAQTLTDDEYQQMRDAAIAIMREIGVETGGSNVQFAVNPADGEMFIIEMNPRVSRSSALASKATGFPIAKIAAKLAVGYTLDEIPNDITRETMASFEPTIDYCVVKIPRFTFEKFPGSEDYLTTAMKSVGEAMSIGRNFKEAMQKGLRSLEIGATGLSNLTGVCQADREQVLADLRKPNSRRLFQVREAMRCGVSLEDIFDATWIDPWYLRQLKEIVDMEGQLAVFPREKIAATNAECRELLLAAKKNGFSDPQIAEQFGFATSLEARKLRKDMGINPTYYLVDTCAAEFEAYTPYYYSTYETGHEVAPKAARKVVILGGGPNRIGQGIEFDYCCCHASYALREMGVESIMVNSNPETVSTDYDTSDRLYFEPLTFEDVLNIIEVEKPEGIIVQFGGQTPLNLAVPLLNAGVRILGTSPDSIDRAENRERFQAMLQKLGLRQPENGTAFTVEDAAVIADKIGYPVVVRPSYVLGGRAMEIVYDRADLENYFKVAVVASGKHPILIDKFLVNAIEVDVDAVCDGADTYVAGVMEHIEEAGIHSGDSACVLPPHSLDPALIQEIERQTEALANELEVVGLMNIQFAVKDGDIYILEVNPRASRTSPFVSKATGVPLAKLATRVIMGGKLKDLNPWAERKSGYYSVKESVFPFNRFPGVDVLLGPEMRSTGEVMGIDKSVGLAFMKSQLGAGQNLPQSGTVFISVADNAKDDVLPAAQILSEVGFRIMATKGTAAYLAGKGIAVTPVMKVFEGRPHVVDHMKNREIDLVINLVSDKRTVRDSLTIRQTALLYGIPYTTTAAGAKAMAQAIREMDGAGLTVKSLQEYYGDN from the coding sequence ATGCCCAAACGGACGGACATTAAAAAAATCATGATCATCGGCTCGGGGCCCATTGTCATTGGACAGGCCTGCGAGTTCGACTATTCCGGGTCCCAGGCCGCCAAAGCCCTCAAAGAAGAGGGCTATGAAGTGGTCCTCGTCAATTCCAACCCCGCCACCATCATGACGGACCCGGGACTGGCCGACCGTACCTATATCGAGCCAATTGAGCCGGGGACCGTGGCCCGCATCATCGCCCGGGAAAGGCCTGATGCGCTCTTGCCGACGCTTGGCGGCCAGACGGGCCTCAATACGGCGGTGGCCCTGGCCGAATCCGGCGTCTTGGCCCAGTACGGCGTGGAGCTGGTCGGCGCATCCCTGGACGTCATTAAAAAGGCCGAGTCCCGTGACCTGTTCCGCAACGCCATGGAGAACATTGGCTTAAAGATTCCGCAAAGCGGTATCTGCCACACCATGGAGGACGTGCGCGAGTGGGGCAAGAAGATTCCTTTCCCCATCATCGTGCGCCCGGCCTTTACCCTGGGCGGCACCGGCGGCGGCGTGGCCTACAACCAGGAAGACCTGGAATCGATTTCCGCAGTCGGTCTGGCTGCCAGCATGAAAAGCGAAATCATGCTGGAACGCTCGGTCATCGGCTGGAAGGAATTCGAGCTTGAGGTCATGCGCGACAAGGCCGATAACTGCGTCATTATCTGCTCGATTGAAAACATCGATCCCATGGGCGTGCACACCGGCGATTCCATCACGGTGGCCCCGGCCCAGACGCTCACTGACGACGAATACCAGCAGATGCGCGATGCTGCCATCGCCATCATGCGCGAGATCGGCGTGGAAACCGGCGGTTCCAATGTCCAGTTTGCCGTCAATCCGGCCGACGGCGAGATGTTCATCATCGAGATGAATCCCCGGGTGTCGCGCTCCTCGGCCCTGGCCTCCAAGGCCACCGGTTTCCCCATCGCCAAGATCGCGGCCAAGCTGGCCGTCGGCTATACCCTTGACGAAATTCCCAACGACATCACCCGCGAGACCATGGCCTCCTTCGAGCCGACCATCGACTACTGTGTGGTCAAGATCCCGCGTTTCACCTTCGAAAAGTTCCCCGGCTCCGAAGATTATCTCACCACGGCCATGAAGAGCGTGGGCGAGGCCATGAGCATCGGCCGCAATTTCAAGGAAGCCATGCAAAAAGGCCTGCGCTCCCTGGAAATCGGGGCCACTGGCCTGTCCAATCTGACCGGCGTGTGTCAGGCCGATCGGGAGCAGGTGCTGGCCGATCTGCGCAAGCCCAATTCCCGTCGGCTTTTCCAGGTGCGCGAGGCCATGCGCTGCGGCGTCTCCCTGGAAGACATCTTCGATGCCACCTGGATTGATCCCTGGTACCTGCGCCAGCTCAAGGAAATCGTGGACATGGAAGGGCAGCTGGCTGTTTTCCCCAGGGAAAAAATCGCCGCGACCAACGCCGAATGCCGCGAATTGCTCCTGGCTGCCAAGAAAAACGGCTTTTCCGATCCGCAGATCGCCGAGCAGTTCGGCTTTGCCACGAGTCTTGAGGCCCGCAAGCTGCGCAAGGACATGGGCATCAACCCGACCTATTACTTGGTTGACACCTGTGCCGCAGAATTTGAGGCCTACACGCCGTATTACTATTCGACCTACGAAACCGGCCACGAAGTGGCCCCCAAGGCCGCCCGCAAGGTGGTCATCCTCGGCGGCGGTCCCAACCGCATCGGCCAGGGCATCGAGTTTGACTACTGCTGCTGCCACGCCTCCTACGCGCTACGCGAGATGGGCGTGGAATCCATCATGGTCAACTCCAACCCCGAAACCGTGTCCACCGATTATGACACCTCCGACCGCCTGTATTTCGAGCCGCTGACCTTTGAAGATGTGCTCAACATCATCGAGGTCGAAAAGCCCGAAGGCATTATCGTCCAGTTCGGCGGCCAGACCCCGCTCAATCTGGCGGTGCCGCTTCTCAACGCCGGCGTGCGCATCCTTGGCACCTCCCCGGACAGCATTGACCGGGCCGAAAACCGCGAACGCTTCCAGGCCATGTTGCAAAAGTTGGGCCTTCGCCAGCCGGAGAACGGCACGGCCTTTACCGTCGAGGACGCCGCCGTCATTGCCGACAAGATCGGCTATCCCGTGGTGGTGCGCCCCTCCTATGTGCTCGGCGGCCGGGCCATGGAGATCGTCTACGACCGGGCCGACCTCGAGAACTACTTCAAAGTGGCCGTGGTGGCCTCGGGCAAACACCCCATCCTCATCGACAAGTTCCTGGTCAACGCCATTGAGGTGGATGTGGATGCCGTGTGCGACGGCGCCGACACCTATGTGGCCGGCGTCATGGAGCACATCGAAGAGGCCGGCATCCACTCCGGCGATTCGGCCTGCGTGTTGCCGCCCCACAGCCTTGATCCGGCGCTTATTCAAGAGATCGAACGCCAGACCGAAGCCCTGGCCAATGAGCTTGAGGTCGTTGGCCTCATGAACATCCAGTTCGCGGTCAAGGACGGCGACATCTATATTCTGGAAGTCAATCCCCGGGCCTCGCGCACCTCGCCCTTCGTGTCCAAGGCCACGGGCGTGCCCCTGGCCAAGCTGGCGACCAGGGTCATCATGGGCGGCAAGCTCAAGGACTTAAATCCCTGGGCCGAGCGCAAATCCGGCTATTATTCGGTCAAGGAATCGGTGTTCCCGTTTAACCGCTTCCCGGGCGTGGACGTGCTGCTCGGACCGGAAATGCGTTCCACCGGCGAGGTCATGGGCATCGACAAGTCGGTCGGTCTGGCCTTCATGAAAAGCCAGCTCGGCGCGGGCCAGAACCTGCCCCAGTCCGGGACGGTGTTCATTTCCGTAGCCGACAACGCCAAGGACGACGTGCTTCCCGCCGCCCAGATATTAAGCGAAGTGGGCTTTCGCATCATGGCCACCAAGGGGACGGCCGCCTATCTGGCAGGGAAGGGCATTGCCGTCACCCCGGTCATGAAGGTCTTCGAGGGCCGGCCCCACGTGGTCGACCACATGAAGAACCGGGAGATCGACCTCGTTATCAATCTCGTTTCCGACAAGCGCACCGTGCGCGATTCCCTGACCATCCGTCAGACGGCCCTGCTGTACGGCATCCCGTACACGACCACGGCGGCTGGCGCCAAAGCCATGGCCCAGGCCATCCGCGAGATGGACGGGGCAGGGCTTACCGTCAAAAGCCTTCAGGAGTACTACGGGGACAACTAG
- the purF gene encoding amidophosphoribosyltransferase, whose amino-acid sequence MKKEYCGLFGIYGHPEAARMTYFGLYALQHRGQESAGIVTWDGTRIREQRGMGLVADVFSERHLGKELKGTVAVGHIRYSTTGASLLRNCQPFLVRFGDYHLAIAHNGNLVNTLELRQELEASGSIFQTTIDSEVFVHLIAKYLNGHSLEEAVIMACNKVKGAYSILLLANDKIIAVRDPHGIRPLMLGRMGDAYVLASETCAFDLMEAEAIRSVAPGEMLVIQDRRLQSYRICDPQPVRQCIFELVYFARPDSEVFGEVVYERRKHMGSILASEAPVDADYVMPFPDSGFYAAIGYSQASGLPFEMSMVRNHYVGRTFIQPSQDMRDFSVRVKLNPVKSMIKGKRILIVEDSIVRGTTIRTRVKRLRELGAREIHMRVSCPPIRYPCFYGIDFSSKGELIAAHQSVDDIARFIGLDSLHYLSIEGLLEAVHCKSGQEPPYCLACFDGQYIIPPCGEGLKTCMDDVSVALSW is encoded by the coding sequence ATGAAAAAGGAATATTGCGGACTGTTCGGCATCTACGGCCACCCCGAGGCGGCCCGGATGACCTACTTCGGACTCTACGCCCTGCAGCATCGCGGGCAGGAGTCGGCCGGCATCGTCACCTGGGACGGCACCCGTATCCGCGAACAGCGCGGCATGGGGCTTGTGGCCGACGTTTTTAGCGAACGTCACCTGGGCAAGGAACTCAAAGGGACCGTAGCGGTGGGGCACATCCGCTATTCCACCACCGGCGCTTCGCTCCTGCGCAACTGCCAGCCGTTTCTGGTGCGCTTTGGCGACTACCATCTGGCCATTGCCCACAACGGCAACCTGGTCAACACCTTGGAGTTGCGTCAGGAACTGGAAGCCTCCGGCTCTATCTTCCAGACCACCATCGACTCCGAGGTGTTCGTACATCTTATTGCCAAGTACTTAAACGGCCATTCCCTGGAAGAAGCCGTCATTATGGCCTGCAACAAGGTCAAGGGCGCGTACTCCATCCTGCTTCTGGCCAATGACAAGATCATTGCGGTGCGCGATCCCCATGGCATCCGCCCGCTCATGCTCGGCCGCATGGGCGACGCCTATGTGCTGGCCTCCGAGACCTGCGCCTTTGACCTCATGGAGGCCGAGGCCATCCGGTCGGTGGCTCCGGGCGAGATGCTCGTCATCCAGGACCGCCGGCTCCAGTCCTATCGTATCTGTGATCCACAGCCTGTTCGCCAGTGTATCTTTGAGCTGGTCTATTTTGCCCGGCCCGATTCGGAAGTCTTTGGCGAGGTGGTCTACGAACGGCGCAAGCATATGGGTTCGATCCTGGCCAGTGAAGCGCCTGTGGACGCCGACTACGTCATGCCCTTCCCGGACTCCGGGTTCTATGCCGCCATAGGCTATTCCCAGGCCTCGGGACTGCCCTTTGAGATGAGCATGGTGCGCAATCACTATGTGGGCCGCACTTTTATCCAGCCCTCCCAGGACATGCGCGATTTCAGCGTGCGGGTGAAGCTCAATCCGGTCAAGAGCATGATCAAGGGCAAGCGCATCCTCATTGTCGAGGACTCCATCGTGCGAGGCACCACCATCCGCACCCGGGTCAAGCGTCTGCGTGAACTCGGCGCGCGCGAGATTCACATGCGCGTATCCTGTCCGCCCATCCGCTACCCCTGCTTTTACGGCATTGATTTCTCCTCCAAAGGGGAACTCATTGCCGCCCACCAGTCCGTGGACGATATCGCCCGTTTCATCGGCCTTGATTCGCTGCATTACCTGAGCATCGAGGGGCTGCTTGAAGCCGTGCATTGCAAGAGCGGCCAGGAACCGCCGTACTGTCTGGCCTGTTTCGATGGCCAGTACATCATTCCGCCGTGCGGCGAGGGCCTTAAAACCTGCATGGACGACGTATCCGTGGCCCTTTCCTGGTAA
- the ileS gene encoding isoleucine--tRNA ligase, with product MSSDYKKTLKLPQTSFPMKANLKEKEPETLKFWAESDLYRRMVADREGAPRYILHDGPPYANGHLHMGHALNKILKDIIVKSRHMAGLQAPYVPGWDCHGLPIEHKVSQELKAKGKTNLPAVTVRRLCRDYATKFVDIQRKEFKRLGVFGDWDDPYLTMRPSYEAATAMALCDFVERGSVYRGKKPIHWCLSCQTALAEAEVEYADETSPSVFVRFPLPDPKIKDLFPMADPAKTYAVIWTTTPWTLPDNMAVAVHPDFDYVLVAAGDSQYILARELVESVSELFGWTDAAILAEAPGASLEGLAARHPFYDRPSPIVTADYVTLDAGTGLVHTAPGHGREDYDTGLRNGLEVLSPLDDSGRFLDVVPYFAGLTVWEANPKVIEKLTEVGHLLAAKKLKHSYPHCWRCKEPVIFRATTQWFISMDAGELRQKALSAIENDVEWIPAWGKERIHNMIAFRPDWCISRQRTWGVPILALLCESCDTAYNDAAWMRSVAEKFASHERGCDYWFEADLADIVPAGLACPHCGGSHFRKETDILDVWFDSGTSFAAVLEKRPELGFPADMYLEGSDQHRGWFHSSLLAAMGTRGQAPYRQVLTHGYVVDGDGRKMSKSLGNGMEPQEIIDKHGAEILRLWTSAVDYRDDIRISDEILARLVEAYRRIRNTCRFILGNLSDFDPATHDVAPEAMLPLDRFALDSAARGHVRMAEAYGLYEFHKVFHTLHNQCVTDLSAFYLDILKDRLYVSATDSLERRSAQSALWRILLLLLRDMAPILSFTAEEVFRHTPTCQRGEGDSVFTLAPVDVAPWLLDDATRERLELVLALRGEVTRAIEPRRKAGEVGHSLETAVVLYLPDEMLEAVSSLGMDLREVFIVSQATLEAAAAAPADAVACETIAKAFVGVSRAVGEKCARCWVYYEEMAGPESPDLCPRCAAVLAAEGM from the coding sequence ATGAGCAGTGATTATAAAAAGACCCTCAAGCTTCCCCAGACCTCTTTTCCCATGAAGGCCAATTTGAAGGAGAAGGAGCCGGAAACCCTCAAATTCTGGGCCGAAAGCGACTTGTATCGCCGCATGGTCGCCGACCGGGAAGGGGCTCCCCGCTACATCCTGCACGACGGCCCTCCCTATGCCAACGGGCATCTGCATATGGGCCATGCGCTTAACAAGATTTTAAAGGACATCATCGTCAAGTCGCGCCATATGGCCGGCTTGCAAGCCCCCTACGTGCCCGGCTGGGACTGCCACGGCCTGCCCATCGAACACAAGGTGTCCCAGGAGCTCAAGGCCAAGGGCAAGACCAATCTGCCGGCCGTCACTGTGCGCCGGCTGTGCCGGGACTATGCGACGAAATTCGTCGATATCCAGCGCAAGGAATTCAAGCGTCTGGGCGTTTTTGGCGACTGGGACGATCCTTACCTGACCATGCGCCCCTCCTACGAAGCGGCAACAGCCATGGCCCTTTGCGATTTCGTGGAGCGCGGTTCGGTCTACCGGGGCAAAAAGCCCATTCACTGGTGCCTGTCCTGCCAGACCGCCCTGGCCGAGGCCGAAGTGGAATACGCCGACGAGACCTCGCCGTCGGTTTTCGTCCGCTTTCCCCTGCCTGACCCCAAAATCAAAGACCTCTTCCCCATGGCCGACCCGGCCAAAACCTATGCCGTCATCTGGACCACCACGCCCTGGACGCTGCCGGACAACATGGCCGTGGCCGTGCATCCGGATTTCGACTACGTCCTGGTGGCGGCCGGGGACAGCCAATATATCCTGGCCCGGGAGCTGGTTGAGAGCGTTAGCGAACTGTTCGGCTGGACCGACGCCGCCATTTTGGCCGAGGCCCCGGGCGCGTCCCTGGAAGGCCTGGCTGCCCGGCACCCCTTCTACGACCGCCCGTCCCCCATCGTCACCGCCGACTATGTCACCCTGGATGCCGGCACCGGGCTTGTCCACACTGCCCCTGGCCACGGCCGCGAGGACTATGACACGGGGTTGCGCAACGGCCTGGAGGTGCTTTCGCCCCTGGACGACTCTGGCCGGTTCCTTGACGTCGTGCCCTATTTCGCCGGTCTTACCGTTTGGGAAGCCAATCCCAAAGTCATCGAGAAGCTCACTGAAGTCGGGCATCTGCTGGCGGCCAAAAAGCTCAAGCACTCCTATCCCCATTGTTGGCGCTGCAAGGAGCCAGTGATTTTTCGGGCCACCACCCAATGGTTTATTTCCATGGATGCCGGCGAGTTGCGCCAGAAGGCCCTGTCTGCCATCGAAAACGATGTGGAATGGATTCCGGCCTGGGGCAAGGAACGCATCCATAATATGATTGCCTTTCGCCCGGACTGGTGCATCTCGCGCCAACGGACCTGGGGCGTGCCGATCCTGGCCCTTCTGTGCGAATCCTGTGATACGGCCTACAACGACGCGGCCTGGATGCGTTCGGTGGCCGAAAAGTTCGCCAGCCATGAGCGCGGCTGCGATTACTGGTTCGAGGCCGATCTGGCCGACATCGTGCCGGCGGGCCTGGCCTGCCCCCACTGCGGCGGCAGCCACTTCCGCAAGGAAACCGACATCCTCGACGTCTGGTTCGATTCCGGCACAAGTTTTGCCGCCGTGTTGGAAAAGCGCCCGGAGCTGGGCTTTCCGGCCGACATGTATCTCGAAGGCTCGGATCAGCACCGGGGCTGGTTTCACAGCTCCCTGCTTGCGGCCATGGGCACGCGGGGACAGGCCCCCTACCGTCAGGTCCTCACCCACGGCTACGTGGTGGACGGCGACGGCCGCAAGATGTCCAAGTCCCTTGGCAACGGCATGGAACCGCAGGAGATCATCGACAAGCATGGGGCCGAGATCCTTCGCCTGTGGACGTCGGCGGTCGATTACCGCGACGATATCCGCATTTCCGACGAAATCCTGGCCCGTCTGGTCGAAGCCTATCGCCGCATCCGCAACACCTGCCGCTTCATTCTCGGCAATCTGTCCGACTTCGACCCGGCAACCCATGACGTCGCGCCCGAGGCCATGCTGCCGCTCGACCGCTTTGCCCTGGACAGCGCGGCCCGGGGCCATGTCCGCATGGCCGAAGCCTATGGGCTCTACGAGTTTCACAAGGTCTTCCATACGCTGCACAACCAGTGCGTCACGGATTTGTCCGCCTTTTATCTCGACATCTTAAAGGACCGCCTCTACGTTTCGGCGACCGACTCGCTGGAGCGGCGTTCGGCCCAGTCGGCCCTGTGGCGTATTTTGCTGCTGCTGTTGCGGGATATGGCCCCTATTTTGTCGTTTACCGCCGAAGAGGTGTTTCGTCACACCCCGACGTGCCAGCGCGGCGAGGGCGATTCGGTCTTCACCCTGGCTCCTGTCGATGTTGCTCCCTGGCTCCTGGACGATGCCACCCGGGAGCGCCTGGAGCTGGTCCTGGCCCTGCGCGGCGAGGTCACCCGGGCCATCGAACCCCGGCGCAAGGCCGGCGAGGTGGGCCATTCCCTGGAGACGGCCGTGGTTCTGTACCTGCCCGACGAAATGCTTGAGGCCGTCTCAAGCCTGGGCATGGATCTGCGCGAAGTGTTTATCGTGTCCCAGGCGACGCTTGAGGCGGCTGCGGCCGCGCCGGCCGACGCTGTGGCCTGCGAAACCATTGCCAAGGCCTTTGTCGGTGTGTCCCGGGCTGTTGGCGAGAAGTGCGCCCGCTGCTGGGTGTACTATGAGGAAATGGCCGGACCAGAGTCCCCTGACCTGTGTCCGCGTTGCGCCGCGGTTTTGGCCGCAGAGGGTATGTAG